One genomic window of Citrobacter sp. Marseille-Q6884 includes the following:
- a CDS encoding PTS lactose/cellobiose transporter subunit IIA: MEELETIIMELLVNAGAARSQALTALQLARKGDFAGAEHAMMESRDFVKQAHKIQTQLIGIDEGTGKLPVNLITVHSQDHLMNAMVIQDLADDMIELYRRLPPVNG; this comes from the coding sequence ATGGAAGAGTTAGAAACGATCATCATGGAATTGTTGGTTAACGCCGGAGCCGCACGCAGTCAGGCATTAACGGCCCTGCAACTGGCGCGTAAAGGCGATTTCGCGGGGGCAGAACACGCGATGATGGAGTCTCGGGATTTCGTCAAGCAGGCGCATAAAATCCAGACCCAACTGATCGGTATCGATGAAGGTACAGGCAAATTGCCGGTCAATCTCATTACCGTCCATTCGCAAGACCATCTGATGAACGCCATGGTGATTCAGGATCTGGCGGACGACATGATTGAGCTTTATCGACGCTTGCCGCCGGTAAACGGATAA
- a CDS encoding PTS sugar transporter subunit IIB, whose translation MKNIVLCCAAGMSTSMLVQRMKDAAQKKGVEVTIKAVPVAEFEENIATADIVLLGPQVKYEQAKLQALADPLGKKVAVIDMMDYGMMKGDAVLEKALKLLE comes from the coding sequence ATGAAGAATATCGTTTTATGCTGTGCCGCCGGAATGTCCACCAGCATGCTGGTGCAACGGATGAAAGATGCTGCCCAGAAAAAAGGTGTTGAAGTCACTATCAAAGCTGTCCCCGTGGCGGAGTTTGAGGAGAACATTGCGACTGCCGATATCGTGTTACTCGGCCCACAAGTGAAATATGAGCAGGCGAAGTTACAGGCGCTTGCCGACCCGTTAGGTAAGAAAGTCGCCGTTATCGATATGATGGATTACGGCATGATGAAGGGTGATGCCGTACTGGAAAAAGCGCTGAAGCTACTGGAGTGA
- the thiH gene encoding 2-iminoacetate synthase ThiH, with product MKTFSDRWRELDWDDIRLRIHSKTSRDVERALHASSLSRDDLMALLSPAAADYLEPLAQRAQKLTRQRFGNTVSFYVPLYLSNLCANDCTYCGFSMSNHIKRKTLDEDEIKRECAAIRELGFEHLLLVTGEHQSKVGMDYFRRHFPAIRRQFSSLQMEVQPLSEAEYAELKVLGLDGVMVYQESYHEGIYARHHLKGKKQDFFWRLETPDRLGRAGIDKIGLGALIGLSDSWRVDCYMVAEHLLWMQQHYWQSRYSISFPRLRPCTGGIEPASIMDERQLVQTICAFRLLAPEIELSLSTRESPWFRDHVIPLAINNVSAFSKTQPGGYADNHPELEQFSPHDDRRPEAVADALMAKGLQPVWKDWDSYLGRASQIR from the coding sequence ATGAAAACGTTCAGCGATCGCTGGCGGGAGCTAGACTGGGACGATATTCGTCTGCGTATTCACAGTAAAACGTCCCGAGATGTCGAACGGGCGCTTCACGCCTCCTCGCTCAGTCGCGATGACCTGATGGCGCTGCTCTCACCTGCCGCCGCCGATTATCTGGAGCCGCTGGCGCAACGGGCACAGAAACTCACTCGCCAGCGTTTTGGCAACACCGTGAGTTTTTATGTTCCACTGTATCTCTCTAATTTGTGCGCCAACGACTGTACCTACTGTGGCTTTTCGATGAGCAACCACATTAAGCGAAAAACGCTGGACGAGGACGAGATTAAACGGGAATGCGCCGCCATCCGTGAACTGGGTTTTGAGCATTTGCTGCTGGTGACCGGGGAGCATCAAAGTAAGGTCGGTATGGATTACTTTCGCCGTCATTTCCCCGCCATTCGCCGCCAGTTTTCTTCATTACAGATGGAGGTACAGCCGCTGTCAGAAGCGGAATATGCTGAACTAAAGGTGCTGGGTCTGGACGGCGTAATGGTTTATCAGGAGAGCTACCACGAGGGCATTTATGCCCGTCATCATCTGAAGGGCAAAAAGCAGGATTTCTTCTGGCGGTTGGAAACACCGGACAGATTGGGTCGTGCCGGCATCGACAAAATCGGCCTGGGGGCGCTGATTGGTCTGTCCGACAGTTGGCGCGTGGATTGTTACATGGTCGCTGAACATCTGCTGTGGATGCAGCAACATTACTGGCAGAGCCGCTACTCGATCTCTTTCCCTCGCCTGCGCCCCTGTACCGGAGGTATAGAGCCCGCATCGATCATGGATGAACGTCAACTGGTGCAAACCATTTGTGCGTTTCGTTTACTGGCCCCGGAAATTGAACTGTCACTCTCCACCCGCGAGTCGCCGTGGTTTCGCGATCACGTCATTCCTTTGGCGATCAACAATGTCAGCGCCTTCTCAAAAACGCAGCCGGGTGGCTATGCCGACAATCATCCAGAACTGGAACAATTTTCTCCGCACGACGACCGCCGCCCTGAAGCCGTTGCTGACGCGCTGATGGCAAAAGGGTTGCAGCCGGTGTGGAAAGACTGGGACAGCTATCTGGGGCGTGCCTCGCAAATTCGCTGA
- the thiG gene encoding thiazole synthase, producing the protein MLRIADKTFESHLFTGTGKFASSQLMVNAIRASGSQLVTLAMKRVDLRQNNDAILAPLIEAGVTLLPNTSGAKTAEEAIFAAQLAREALGTNWLKLEIHPDVRWLLPDPIETLKAAEALVKQGFVVLPYCGADPVLCKRLEEVGCAAVMPLGAPIGSNQGLETRAMLDIIIQQANVPVVVDAGIGVPSHATQALEMGADAVLVNTAIAVADDPVMMATAFRLAVEAGVLARQAVPGSRSADAQATSPLTGFLEAMA; encoded by the coding sequence ATGTTACGTATTGCCGACAAAACGTTTGAGTCTCATCTGTTCACCGGCACCGGGAAATTTGCCTCGTCACAGCTGATGGTCAACGCCATTCGCGCATCCGGCAGCCAGCTCGTTACGCTGGCTATGAAGCGCGTGGATTTGCGTCAGAACAACGATGCCATTCTCGCGCCGCTGATCGAGGCTGGCGTAACGCTGCTGCCCAACACATCAGGGGCAAAAACAGCGGAAGAAGCTATTTTTGCCGCCCAGCTCGCACGTGAAGCCCTCGGAACAAACTGGCTGAAGCTGGAAATTCACCCTGACGTCCGCTGGCTGTTGCCAGACCCAATAGAAACGCTGAAAGCCGCCGAAGCGCTGGTAAAACAGGGATTTGTGGTGCTGCCCTACTGTGGCGCCGATCCCGTACTGTGCAAGCGGCTTGAAGAAGTAGGCTGTGCCGCTGTCATGCCACTCGGCGCGCCCATTGGCTCGAATCAGGGACTGGAAACACGTGCGATGCTGGACATTATCATTCAGCAGGCAAACGTTCCGGTTGTGGTCGATGCCGGGATCGGCGTCCCCAGCCACGCCACCCAGGCGCTGGAGATGGGCGCCGACGCGGTACTGGTCAATACCGCGATAGCGGTGGCTGACGATCCGGTCATGATGGCAACCGCTTTCCGACTGGCCGTTGAAGCAGGGGTTCTGGCACGTCAGGCGGTACCGGGAAGCCGCAGCGCAGATGCGCAGGCCACCAGCCCGTTAACCGGATTCCTGGAGGCCATGGCATGA
- the thiS gene encoding sulfur carrier protein ThiS codes for MQIQFNDEPMQCVEGQTVSELLAQLNQLKPGAALALNQQILPREQWQQHIVQEGDQILLFQVIAGG; via the coding sequence ATGCAGATTCAATTCAATGACGAGCCGATGCAGTGCGTGGAAGGACAAACCGTCAGCGAGCTGCTCGCACAACTGAATCAGCTCAAACCGGGGGCTGCACTGGCGCTGAATCAGCAGATCCTGCCACGTGAACAGTGGCAACAACACATCGTGCAGGAAGGCGACCAGATCCTGCTTTTTCAGGTTATTGCAGGGGGTTGA
- a CDS encoding HesA/MoeB/ThiF family protein, protein MNDRDFMRYSRQILLGDIAIEGQHKLSESHVLIIGLGGLGSPAALYLAGAGVGTLVLVDDDDVHLSNLQRQILFTTDDIARSKSQVARQRLTRLNPDIELVALQQRLKGDALRHAIARAEVVLDCTDNMATRQEINAACVALNTPLITASAVGFGGQLMVLTPPWEQGCYRCLWPDDVEPERNCRTAGIVGPVVGIMGTLQALEAIKLLSGIETPSDSLRLFDGKTSQWRSLALRRASSCPVCGGQHADSIQ, encoded by the coding sequence ATGAATGATCGCGATTTTATGCGCTACAGCCGTCAGATACTGCTGGGTGATATTGCCATCGAGGGTCAGCACAAGCTGAGTGAAAGCCATGTGCTGATTATTGGTTTAGGCGGATTAGGTTCTCCTGCTGCGCTGTATCTGGCGGGGGCTGGCGTTGGAACGCTGGTTCTGGTGGATGATGATGACGTACATCTGAGCAACCTGCAGCGCCAGATCCTGTTCACTACCGACGATATCGCCCGGTCCAAATCACAGGTTGCACGTCAACGACTGACACGACTCAACCCGGATATCGAACTGGTGGCGTTACAGCAGCGTCTGAAGGGCGACGCGCTCAGGCATGCGATAGCGCGTGCCGAAGTGGTGCTGGACTGTACCGACAACATGGCAACGCGCCAGGAGATTAACGCCGCATGTGTCGCGCTGAATACACCGCTGATTACCGCCAGTGCCGTCGGTTTTGGTGGGCAGTTAATGGTTCTCACCCCACCGTGGGAACAAGGCTGCTACCGCTGCCTGTGGCCAGATGACGTAGAGCCAGAGCGCAACTGCCGCACTGCGGGCATTGTCGGCCCGGTCGTTGGCATTATGGGAACGTTGCAGGCGCTGGAAGCCATTAAGCTACTGAGCGGCATTGAAACACCCAGCGATTCATTACGCCTGTTTGATGGCAAAACCAGCCAGTGGCGCAGCCTGGCGCTGCGCCGTGCCAGCAGTTGTCCGGTCTGTGGAGGGCAGCATGCAGATTCAATTCAATGA
- the thiE gene encoding thiamine phosphate synthase: protein MYQPDFPSVPFRLGLYPVVDSVLWIERLLEAGVRTIQLRIKDKRDEEVEDDVVAAIALGRRYDARLFINDYWRLAIKHNAYGVHLGQEDLETTDLKAIQAAGLRLGVSTHDDMEIDIALTARPSYIALGHVFPTQTKQMPSSPQGLAQLASHIERLADYPTVAIGGISLERAPAVLATGVGSIAVVSAITQASDWHAATEQLLSIAGAGDE, encoded by the coding sequence ATGTATCAGCCTGATTTTCCTTCCGTCCCGTTTCGCCTCGGGCTGTATCCGGTTGTCGATAGCGTGTTGTGGATTGAACGTCTGCTGGAGGCCGGCGTGCGCACCATTCAGCTACGAATCAAAGATAAGCGTGATGAAGAGGTCGAAGACGACGTGGTGGCCGCCATTGCACTGGGGAGGCGCTACGATGCCCGTTTATTTATCAACGACTACTGGCGACTGGCGATAAAACACAACGCTTACGGCGTGCATCTCGGTCAGGAAGACCTCGAAACCACCGATCTGAAAGCGATTCAGGCGGCAGGTTTACGCCTTGGCGTATCGACACATGATGATATGGAAATCGACATCGCGCTGACCGCTCGTCCGTCATACATCGCGCTGGGTCACGTCTTTCCGACCCAAACCAAACAGATGCCCTCTTCCCCACAAGGGCTGGCGCAGTTGGCGAGCCATATCGAACGGCTGGCCGACTACCCCACCGTCGCGATTGGCGGGATAAGCCTTGAACGCGCACCTGCAGTGCTGGCTACCGGTGTCGGCAGCATTGCTGTAGTCAGTGCGATAACTCAGGCCTCAGACTGGCATGCCGCCACGGAGCAGCTGCTTTCGATTGCAGGAGCGGGTGATGAATGA
- the thiC gene encoding phosphomethylpyrimidine synthase ThiC codes for MSVTTKPSRREQRAQAQHFIDTLEGTAFPNSKRIYIVGSQPDIRIPMREIQLSPTLTGGSKDHPQFEDNEAVPVYDTSGPYGDPDVAINVQQGLAKLRQPWITARNDSEELNDLSSAYTKERLADDGLDELRFTGLLTPKRAKAGRRVTQLHYARQGIVTPEMEFIAIRENMGRERIRSEVLRHQHPGMSFGARLPENITPEFVRDEVAAGRAIIPANINHPESEPMIIGRNFLVKVNANIGNSAVTSSIEEEVEKLVWSTRWGADTVMDLSTGRYIHETREWILRNSPVPIGTVPIYQALEKVNGIAEDLTWEAFRDTLLEQAEQGVDYFTIHAGVLLRYVPMTAKRLTGIVSRGGSIMAKWCLSHHQENFLYEHFREICEICAAYDVSLSLGDGLRPGSIQDANDEAQFSELHTLGELTKIAWEYDVQVMIEGPGHVPMQMIQRNMTEELEHCHEAPFYTLGPLTTDIAPGYDHFTSGIGAAMIGWFGCAMLCYVTPKEHLGLPNKEDVKQGLITYKIAAHAADLAKGHPGAQIRDNAMSKARFEFRWEDQFNLALDPFTARAYHDETLPQESGKVAHFCSMCGPKFCSMKISQEVRDYAAAQTIEVGMADMSESFRAKGGEIYLKKEEA; via the coding sequence ATGTCTGTCACTACTAAACCATCACGCCGCGAGCAGCGCGCCCAGGCCCAACACTTTATCGATACGCTGGAAGGCACTGCCTTTCCTAACTCAAAACGCATCTACATTGTAGGTTCGCAGCCGGATATCCGTATTCCGATGCGTGAAATCCAGCTTAGCCCCACGCTGACTGGCGGGTCAAAAGACCATCCACAGTTTGAAGATAACGAAGCGGTGCCGGTGTATGACACATCTGGTCCGTACGGCGATCCTGATGTTGCCATTAACGTCCAGCAGGGTCTGGCAAAGCTGCGCCAGCCATGGATTACCGCGCGTAACGATAGCGAAGAACTCAACGACCTCAGTTCGGCGTACACCAAAGAACGCCTGGCCGACGATGGCCTGGATGAACTGCGCTTTACGGGATTATTGACGCCAAAACGCGCTAAAGCTGGCCGTCGTGTGACTCAGTTGCACTATGCGCGTCAGGGGATCGTCACCCCGGAGATGGAATTTATCGCGATTCGTGAAAACATGGGGCGCGAGCGCATCCGCAGTGAAGTGCTGCGCCACCAGCACCCAGGAATGAGCTTTGGCGCACGCCTGCCGGAAAATATCACGCCGGAATTTGTACGTGATGAAGTAGCTGCCGGGCGTGCCATCATTCCTGCCAACATTAACCACCCGGAATCGGAGCCGATGATTATTGGCCGTAACTTCCTGGTGAAGGTCAACGCCAATATCGGCAACTCAGCAGTCACCTCCTCCATCGAGGAAGAGGTTGAAAAACTGGTGTGGTCTACACGCTGGGGCGCAGACACGGTCATGGATCTCTCCACCGGTCGCTATATCCACGAAACCCGCGAGTGGATCCTGCGTAACAGTCCGGTTCCGATCGGCACCGTACCGATCTACCAGGCGCTGGAGAAGGTCAATGGGATCGCTGAAGATCTCACCTGGGAAGCGTTCCGCGATACGCTGCTGGAGCAGGCAGAACAGGGAGTGGACTACTTCACCATCCACGCGGGTGTGTTGCTGCGTTATGTGCCGATGACCGCCAAACGCCTGACCGGTATTGTCTCGCGCGGGGGGTCAATTATGGCGAAATGGTGCCTCTCCCATCACCAGGAAAACTTCCTCTACGAACATTTCCGCGAAATTTGTGAAATCTGCGCGGCCTACGATGTTTCGCTCTCATTGGGTGACGGCCTGCGCCCGGGTTCCATTCAGGATGCTAATGACGAGGCACAATTCTCCGAGCTGCATACATTGGGCGAATTAACCAAAATCGCCTGGGAATATGATGTGCAGGTGATGATTGAAGGCCCCGGCCACGTGCCAATGCAGATGATCCAACGCAACATGACCGAAGAGTTGGAGCACTGCCACGAGGCGCCATTCTATACCTTAGGTCCCTTGACCACTGATATCGCGCCGGGCTACGACCACTTCACCTCTGGCATTGGTGCCGCGATGATTGGCTGGTTCGGCTGTGCGATGCTCTGCTACGTGACGCCGAAAGAACACCTCGGACTGCCGAATAAAGAGGACGTCAAACAGGGGCTGATTACCTACAAGATTGCCGCACACGCGGCAGATCTGGCGAAAGGTCATCCTGGCGCACAGATCCGCGACAACGCCATGTCAAAAGCGCGCTTCGAATTCCGCTGGGAAGACCAGTTTAACCTGGCGCTTGATCCGTTCACCGCTCGCGCCTATCACGATGAAACCCTGCCGCAGGAGTCCGGTAAAGTCGCCCACTTCTGCTCAATGTGCGGACCTAAATTCTGCTCGATGAAAATCAGCCAGGAAGTACGCGACTACGCCGCCGCACAAACTATCGAAGTGGGGATGGCCGATATGTCAGAGAGCTTCCGCGCCAAAGGCGGAGAAATTTATCTGAAAAAGGAGGAAGCCTGA
- the rsd gene encoding sigma D regulator: MLNQLESLTEHVGGSNKLVDRWLHVRKHLLVAYYNLVGIKPGKESYMRLNEKALDDFCQSLVDYLSTGHFSIYERILHKLEGNGQLLKATKIWPLLEANTQLIMDYYDSSLETAIDHDNFLEFQTVLSDLGEALEARFVLEDKLIMLVLDAMHDSSMIKRPA; the protein is encoded by the coding sequence ATGCTAAACCAGCTGGAAAGCCTGACGGAGCACGTCGGAGGAAGTAATAAACTGGTTGATCGCTGGCTACATGTACGTAAGCACCTGCTCGTGGCTTACTACAATCTGGTTGGCATTAAGCCTGGCAAAGAATCGTACATGCGACTCAATGAAAAAGCGCTGGATGATTTTTGTCAAAGCCTGGTCGATTACCTCTCCACCGGCCACTTCAGTATTTATGAACGCATTCTCCATAAATTGGAAGGGAACGGGCAGCTTTTAAAAGCAACGAAAATTTGGCCATTACTGGAGGCCAATACGCAGCTGATCATGGACTATTATGATTCCAGCCTGGAAACCGCTATCGATCATGATAATTTCCTTGAATTTCAAACGGTTTTATCAGATCTCGGCGAAGCGCTGGAAGCCCGGTTTGTGCTGGAAGATAAGCTGATTATGCTGGTACTGGATGCGATGCATGACAGCAGCATGATCAAACGTCCTGCTTGA
- the nudC gene encoding NAD(+) diphosphatase, protein MDRIIEKLDSGWWIVSHEQKIWLPHGELPHGEATRFDLVGQRALPIGEWEGETVWLVQQQRRHEMGSVRQVIDQDVGLFQLAGRGVQLAEFYRSHKYCGYCGHTMYPSKTEWAMLCSHCRERYYPQIAPCIIVAIRRDDSLLLAQHVRHRNGVHTVLAGFVEVGETLEQAVAREVMEESGIKVKNLRYVTSQPWPFPQSLMTAFMAEYDRGEIVIDPKELLEANWYRYDDLPLLPPPGTVARRLIEDTVAMCRAEYE, encoded by the coding sequence ATGGATCGTATAATTGAAAAATTAGACAGCGGCTGGTGGATTGTCAGTCATGAACAAAAGATATGGCTACCACATGGAGAGTTGCCCCATGGTGAAGCGACTCGTTTTGATCTGGTAGGGCAGCGCGCACTCCCGATAGGTGAATGGGAAGGGGAAACGGTCTGGCTGGTGCAGCAGCAACGCCGGCATGAAATGGGATCAGTTCGCCAGGTTATCGATCAGGATGTGGGCCTGTTTCAACTGGCTGGTCGCGGTGTACAGCTGGCGGAGTTCTACCGTTCACACAAATACTGCGGCTACTGTGGCCACACGATGTACCCAAGTAAAACCGAATGGGCCATGCTGTGCAGCCACTGTCGCGAACGCTACTACCCGCAAATTGCGCCCTGCATTATCGTTGCCATTCGTCGTGATGACTCTCTTCTTCTTGCTCAACACGTTCGCCATCGCAATGGTGTTCATACCGTACTCGCGGGTTTTGTCGAAGTGGGAGAGACGTTAGAACAGGCGGTTGCACGTGAAGTGATGGAAGAGAGCGGTATCAAGGTGAAGAACCTGCGCTATGTGACCTCCCAGCCGTGGCCGTTCCCGCAGTCGCTGATGACCGCGTTTATGGCGGAGTATGATAGAGGTGAGATTGTTATCGACCCGAAAGAGCTACTGGAAGCGAACTGGTATCGCTATGATGATTTACCGCTTTTACCGCCGCCGGGTACCGTCGCGCGTAGGCTAATTGAAGATACCGTGGCGATGTGTCGGGCTGAGTACGAGTAA
- the hemE gene encoding uroporphyrinogen decarboxylase: protein MTELKNDRYLRALLRQPVDVTPVWMMRQAGRYLPEYKATRAEAGDFMALCKNAELACEVTLQPLRRYPLDAAILFSDILTIPDAMGLGLYFEAGEGPRFSSPITCKADVDKLPIPDPEGELAYVMNAVRTIRRELKGEVPLIGFSGSPWTLATYMVEGGSSKAFTVIKKMMYADPKALHLLLDKLAKSVTLYLNAQIKAGAQSVMIFDTWGGVLTGRDYQQFSLYYMHKIVDGLLRENDGRRVPVTLFTKGGGQWLEAMAETGCDALGLDWTTDIADARRRVGHKVALQGNMDPSMLYAPPARIEEEVATILAGFGQGEGHVFNLGHGIHQDVPPEHAGVFVEAVHRLSEQYHR from the coding sequence ATGACCGAACTGAAGAACGATCGTTATCTGCGAGCGCTGCTGCGCCAGCCCGTTGATGTCACTCCGGTATGGATGATGCGCCAGGCAGGCCGCTATCTGCCGGAGTACAAAGCTACCCGCGCTGAAGCGGGCGATTTTATGGCGTTGTGCAAAAATGCTGAGCTGGCCTGTGAAGTGACGCTTCAACCGCTGCGCCGTTATCCGCTTGATGCGGCGATCCTCTTTTCGGACATTTTGACTATCCCGGATGCGATGGGGCTCGGGCTTTACTTTGAAGCCGGAGAAGGCCCACGTTTTTCCTCCCCGATTACCTGTAAAGCCGACGTCGATAAGCTGCCCATTCCCGATCCGGAAGGTGAGCTGGCTTACGTGATGAACGCGGTGCGCACTATTCGCCGCGAATTGAAAGGCGAAGTCCCGCTGATTGGTTTCTCTGGTAGCCCGTGGACGCTGGCGACCTATATGGTGGAAGGTGGTAGCAGTAAAGCCTTCACCGTCATTAAAAAGATGATGTACGCCGATCCTAAAGCGCTGCATCTGTTGCTCGACAAACTGGCGAAAAGCGTCACTTTGTACCTTAACGCGCAGATCAAAGCGGGCGCGCAGTCGGTGATGATCTTCGACACCTGGGGCGGCGTGCTGACCGGGCGTGATTATCAGCAGTTCTCTCTCTACTACATGCACAAGATTGTCGATGGTCTGCTGCGCGAAAACGACGGTCGCCGCGTGCCAGTGACGTTGTTTACCAAAGGGGGTGGACAGTGGCTGGAAGCGATGGCAGAAACCGGCTGCGATGCGCTGGGGCTCGACTGGACGACGGATATCGCAGATGCGCGTCGTCGTGTCGGTCATAAAGTTGCGCTGCAGGGGAATATGGACCCGTCTATGCTCTATGCGCCGCCGGCACGTATCGAAGAAGAAGTGGCGACGATCCTTGCTGGTTTTGGTCAGGGTGAAGGACATGTCTTTAACCTCGGACATGGCATCCATCAGGATGTACCGCCAGAACATGCGGGTGTCTTTGTGGAGGCGGTACATCGTCTGTCCGAGCAATACCACCGCTAA
- the nfi gene encoding deoxyribonuclease V (cleaves DNA at apurinic or apyrimidinic sites), protein MDLASLRTQQRELASSVILEDRLDNDPPDLIGGADVGFEQGGEVTRAAMVLLKYPTLELVEYQVARIATTMPYIPGFLSFRETPALMAAWRQLSQKPDLLFVDGHGISHPRRLGVASHFGLLVDVPTIGVAKKRLCGQFEPLSAEPGALAPLLDKGEQLAWVWRSKARCNPLFISTGHRVGMDSALAWVQRCMNGYRLPEPTRWADAVASERPAFTRLAAKSPHIG, encoded by the coding sequence ATGGATCTCGCGTCGCTGCGTACCCAACAGCGTGAACTGGCCTCTTCAGTGATCCTTGAGGATCGCCTAGATAACGATCCGCCGGATCTGATCGGCGGGGCGGATGTGGGGTTTGAGCAGGGCGGTGAAGTGACGCGAGCCGCGATGGTATTACTGAAGTATCCTACGCTTGAGCTGGTTGAATATCAGGTGGCGCGCATCGCCACCACGATGCCCTATATTCCCGGCTTTCTCTCATTTCGTGAAACCCCCGCGCTGATGGCGGCATGGCGGCAGCTCTCGCAAAAACCGGATTTGCTGTTCGTCGATGGTCACGGTATTTCTCATCCGCGTCGTCTGGGCGTGGCCAGCCATTTTGGCCTGCTGGTGGATGTACCCACTATCGGCGTTGCGAAAAAACGGCTGTGCGGTCAATTTGAGCCCCTGTCTGCGGAGCCTGGCGCATTAGCGCCGTTATTGGATAAAGGCGAGCAACTGGCGTGGGTCTGGCGTAGCAAAGCACGCTGTAATCCGCTATTTATCTCCACCGGCCATCGCGTGGGAATGGATAGCGCACTGGCGTGGGTACAGCGCTGTATGAACGGTTACCGTCTACCGGAACCGACCCGCTGGGCAGATGCGGTGGCATCGGAACGCCCGGCTTTTACGCGGCTTGCAGCAAAATCACCCCATATCGGGTAA
- a CDS encoding YjaG family protein — protein MLQNPIHLRLEKLESWQHVTFMACLCERMYPNYAMFCKQTEFGDGQIYRRILDLVWETLTVKDAKINFDSQLEKFEEAIPAADDYDLYGVYPAIDACVALSELMHSRLSGETLEHAIEVSKASITTVAMLEMTQAGREMTDEELKENPAVEQEWDIQWEIFRLLADCEERDIELIKGLRADLREAGESNIGINFQQ, from the coding sequence ATGTTACAAAACCCGATTCACTTGCGTCTGGAGAAGCTGGAAAGCTGGCAACACGTCACTTTTATGGCTTGTTTGTGTGAACGCATGTACCCGAACTACGCCATGTTCTGCAAGCAAACTGAATTTGGCGATGGGCAGATTTACCGCCGAATTCTGGATCTAGTCTGGGAAACATTGACGGTCAAAGATGCAAAGATCAATTTCGATAGCCAACTGGAAAAGTTTGAAGAGGCCATTCCTGCGGCAGACGATTACGATCTGTACGGCGTATATCCTGCGATTGATGCCTGCGTTGCATTAAGCGAATTGATGCATTCGCGCCTTAGCGGTGAAACACTGGAACATGCCATTGAAGTCAGTAAGGCTTCCATCACGACGGTCGCGATGCTGGAAATGACTCAGGCTGGTCGGGAAATGACCGATGAGGAGCTGAAAGAGAACCCTGCCGTTGAGCAAGAATGGGATATTCAGTGGGAAATATTCCGACTTTTGGCTGACTGCGAAGAACGCGATATTGAGCTGATAAAAGGGCTGCGCGCAGACCTGCGCGAGGCTGGCGAGAGCAATATTGGTATAAATTTTCAGCAATGA
- the hupA gene encoding nucleoid-associated protein HU-alpha: MNKTQLIDVIADKAELSKTQAKAALESTLAAITESLKEGDAVQLVGFGTFKVNHRAERTGRNPQTGKEIKIAAANVPAFVSGKALKDAVK, translated from the coding sequence ATGAACAAGACTCAACTGATTGATGTAATTGCAGACAAAGCAGAACTGTCTAAAACCCAGGCTAAAGCTGCTCTGGAATCCACTCTGGCTGCAATTACTGAGTCTCTGAAAGAAGGTGATGCTGTACAACTGGTTGGTTTCGGTACCTTCAAAGTGAACCACCGCGCTGAGCGTACTGGCCGCAACCCGCAGACCGGTAAAGAAATCAAAATCGCCGCAGCCAACGTACCGGCATTTGTTTCTGGTAAAGCACTGAAAGACGCGGTTAAGTAA